In Nymphaea colorata isolate Beijing-Zhang1983 chromosome 13, ASM883128v2, whole genome shotgun sequence, one DNA window encodes the following:
- the LOC116266571 gene encoding protein POLLENLESS 3-like isoform X2, which translates to MEYAAHKTVPRWKPPQRRIPTSAPATPDIRATTIKNACVSPEFKRVRSRDSPYIKAKDAQLIDKDLNKAVPLFWNAINSGDHVESALKDMVVVMKQLNRAEEGIEAIKSFRSLCSSESQDSLDNLLIDLYKKCGRPDEQIELLQYKLKMLKENCALLGKQKKLIRSQGKRFYITTEQEESRLLGNLAWAYLQQGNYRQAEGLYRQALRLEPDDNKKCNLAICLMQKGETEEAKFLVQSVISGLSSSPEDASAFPKSCLKSLERACQMLDDTELLSSAITQKPAKNELGHHHPVHGNEEKIKDSLHSGNCSYLYDEHEEASRAHTLSHLNNWNHNFEGELLSVSSYRQGIPTHNLNSEDFESENWNPNVQLQPKFTGHLESCHLELSAREHVRNIFSSPPNTETRHSSVKWENKPACCSLKPKLIEFPRRRAVSRSLSSQLSSCIIDENKKSEPKWDHIYEHFFLPANLFDVTP; encoded by the exons ATGGAATACGCCGCTCACAAGACCGTCCCTCGCTGGAAGCCTCCTCAACGGCGGATACCCACATCCGCCCCTGCAACGCCGGACATACGTGCGACCACGATCAAGAACGCATGTGTGTCTCCGGAATTCAAGAGAGTTCGTTCCAGGGATTCGCCGTACATCAAGGCGAAGGATGCTCAG TTGATCGATAAGGATTTGAATAAGGCAGTCCCTCTCTTCTGGAATGCGATCAACAGTGGGGATCATGTGGAGAGTGCACTTAAAGACATGGTTGTGGTGATGAAACAATTGAACCGAGCAGAAGAAGGGATTGAAGCAATCAAGTCCTTTCGTTCTCTGTGCTCATCAGAATCTCAGGATTCACTAGATAATCTCCTCATTGATCTCTACAAG AAATGTGGTCGCCCGGATGAGCAGATAGAGCTGCTACAGTATAAGCTGAAGATGTTAAAAGAAAACTGTGCCTTATTAGGCAAGCAAAAGAAGCTGATTAGATCGCAAGGTAAGCGATTCTACATCACCACAGAACAAGAAGAGTCCAGGTTGCTAGGCAACTTGGCCTGGGCATATTTGCAACAAGGGAATTATAGACAAGCAGAAGGCTTATACAG GCAAGCTTTGAGACTTGAGCCAGATGACAACAAGAAATGCAATTTGGCCATCTGTTTGATGCAGAAAGGGGAGACTGAAGAAGCAAAATTTCTGGTTCAGAGTGTAATATCTGGATTATCATCATCACCTGAAGATGCTTCTGCTTTCCCAAAGTCCTGTTTGAAGTCTCTAGAGCGTGCCTGCCAAATGCTGGATGACACTGAGCTTCTATCTTCTGCAATTACACAAAAACCAGCGAAAAATGAGCTTGGACATCACCACCCTGTTCAtggaaatgaagagaaaataaaagattcacTCCATAGTGGGAACTGCAGTTATCTatatgatgaacatgaagaAGCATCAAGGGCTCATACTTTATCCCATTTGAATAATTGGAATCATAACTTTGAAGGGGAATTATTGAGTGTCAGCAGTTACAGGCAAGGAATTCCGACACACAACTTGAATTCTGAAGATTTTGAAAGTGAGAATTGGAATCCAAATGTACAACTACAACCTAAATTCACTGGACATCTGGAAAGTTGTCATCTGGAATTATCTGCCAGGGAACATGTCAGGAACATTTTCAGTTCACCACCCAATACTGAAACTAGACATAGTTCAGTTAAGTGGGAAAACAAGCCAGCTTGTTGTTCCTTGAAGCCGAAGCTCATTGAATTCCCACGGAGACGAGCTGTTAGCCGGTCATTATCATCTCAGCTCAGTAGCTGCATCATTGACGAGAATAAAAAATCTGAGCCCAAATGGGATCACATATATGAACACTTCTTTCTGCCAGCTAACTTGTTTGATGTGACACCTTAA
- the LOC116266571 gene encoding protein POLLENLESS 3-like isoform X1 has translation MEYAAHKTVPRWKPPQRRIPTSAPATPDIRATTIKNACVSPEFKRVRSRDSPYIKAKDAQLIDKDLNKAVPLFWNAINSGDHVESALKDMVVVMKQLNRAEEGIEAIKSFRSLCSSESQDSLDNLLIDLYKKCGRPDEQIELLQYKLKMLKENCALLGKQKKLIRSQGKRFYITTEQEESRLLGNLAWAYLQQGNYRQAEGLYSRQALRLEPDDNKKCNLAICLMQKGETEEAKFLVQSVISGLSSSPEDASAFPKSCLKSLERACQMLDDTELLSSAITQKPAKNELGHHHPVHGNEEKIKDSLHSGNCSYLYDEHEEASRAHTLSHLNNWNHNFEGELLSVSSYRQGIPTHNLNSEDFESENWNPNVQLQPKFTGHLESCHLELSAREHVRNIFSSPPNTETRHSSVKWENKPACCSLKPKLIEFPRRRAVSRSLSSQLSSCIIDENKKSEPKWDHIYEHFFLPANLFDVTP, from the exons ATGGAATACGCCGCTCACAAGACCGTCCCTCGCTGGAAGCCTCCTCAACGGCGGATACCCACATCCGCCCCTGCAACGCCGGACATACGTGCGACCACGATCAAGAACGCATGTGTGTCTCCGGAATTCAAGAGAGTTCGTTCCAGGGATTCGCCGTACATCAAGGCGAAGGATGCTCAG TTGATCGATAAGGATTTGAATAAGGCAGTCCCTCTCTTCTGGAATGCGATCAACAGTGGGGATCATGTGGAGAGTGCACTTAAAGACATGGTTGTGGTGATGAAACAATTGAACCGAGCAGAAGAAGGGATTGAAGCAATCAAGTCCTTTCGTTCTCTGTGCTCATCAGAATCTCAGGATTCACTAGATAATCTCCTCATTGATCTCTACAAG AAATGTGGTCGCCCGGATGAGCAGATAGAGCTGCTACAGTATAAGCTGAAGATGTTAAAAGAAAACTGTGCCTTATTAGGCAAGCAAAAGAAGCTGATTAGATCGCAAGGTAAGCGATTCTACATCACCACAGAACAAGAAGAGTCCAGGTTGCTAGGCAACTTGGCCTGGGCATATTTGCAACAAGGGAATTATAGACAAGCAGAAGGCTTATACAG CAGGCAAGCTTTGAGACTTGAGCCAGATGACAACAAGAAATGCAATTTGGCCATCTGTTTGATGCAGAAAGGGGAGACTGAAGAAGCAAAATTTCTGGTTCAGAGTGTAATATCTGGATTATCATCATCACCTGAAGATGCTTCTGCTTTCCCAAAGTCCTGTTTGAAGTCTCTAGAGCGTGCCTGCCAAATGCTGGATGACACTGAGCTTCTATCTTCTGCAATTACACAAAAACCAGCGAAAAATGAGCTTGGACATCACCACCCTGTTCAtggaaatgaagagaaaataaaagattcacTCCATAGTGGGAACTGCAGTTATCTatatgatgaacatgaagaAGCATCAAGGGCTCATACTTTATCCCATTTGAATAATTGGAATCATAACTTTGAAGGGGAATTATTGAGTGTCAGCAGTTACAGGCAAGGAATTCCGACACACAACTTGAATTCTGAAGATTTTGAAAGTGAGAATTGGAATCCAAATGTACAACTACAACCTAAATTCACTGGACATCTGGAAAGTTGTCATCTGGAATTATCTGCCAGGGAACATGTCAGGAACATTTTCAGTTCACCACCCAATACTGAAACTAGACATAGTTCAGTTAAGTGGGAAAACAAGCCAGCTTGTTGTTCCTTGAAGCCGAAGCTCATTGAATTCCCACGGAGACGAGCTGTTAGCCGGTCATTATCATCTCAGCTCAGTAGCTGCATCATTGACGAGAATAAAAAATCTGAGCCCAAATGGGATCACATATATGAACACTTCTTTCTGCCAGCTAACTTGTTTGATGTGACACCTTAA
- the LOC116266571 gene encoding uncharacterized protein LOC116266571 isoform X3 → MVVVMKQLNRAEEGIEAIKSFRSLCSSESQDSLDNLLIDLYKKCGRPDEQIELLQYKLKMLKENCALLGKQKKLIRSQGKRFYITTEQEESRLLGNLAWAYLQQGNYRQAEGLYSRQALRLEPDDNKKCNLAICLMQKGETEEAKFLVQSVISGLSSSPEDASAFPKSCLKSLERACQMLDDTELLSSAITQKPAKNELGHHHPVHGNEEKIKDSLHSGNCSYLYDEHEEASRAHTLSHLNNWNHNFEGELLSVSSYRQGIPTHNLNSEDFESENWNPNVQLQPKFTGHLESCHLELSAREHVRNIFSSPPNTETRHSSVKWENKPACCSLKPKLIEFPRRRAVSRSLSSQLSSCIIDENKKSEPKWDHIYEHFFLPANLFDVTP, encoded by the exons ATGGTTGTGGTGATGAAACAATTGAACCGAGCAGAAGAAGGGATTGAAGCAATCAAGTCCTTTCGTTCTCTGTGCTCATCAGAATCTCAGGATTCACTAGATAATCTCCTCATTGATCTCTACAAG AAATGTGGTCGCCCGGATGAGCAGATAGAGCTGCTACAGTATAAGCTGAAGATGTTAAAAGAAAACTGTGCCTTATTAGGCAAGCAAAAGAAGCTGATTAGATCGCAAGGTAAGCGATTCTACATCACCACAGAACAAGAAGAGTCCAGGTTGCTAGGCAACTTGGCCTGGGCATATTTGCAACAAGGGAATTATAGACAAGCAGAAGGCTTATACAG CAGGCAAGCTTTGAGACTTGAGCCAGATGACAACAAGAAATGCAATTTGGCCATCTGTTTGATGCAGAAAGGGGAGACTGAAGAAGCAAAATTTCTGGTTCAGAGTGTAATATCTGGATTATCATCATCACCTGAAGATGCTTCTGCTTTCCCAAAGTCCTGTTTGAAGTCTCTAGAGCGTGCCTGCCAAATGCTGGATGACACTGAGCTTCTATCTTCTGCAATTACACAAAAACCAGCGAAAAATGAGCTTGGACATCACCACCCTGTTCAtggaaatgaagagaaaataaaagattcacTCCATAGTGGGAACTGCAGTTATCTatatgatgaacatgaagaAGCATCAAGGGCTCATACTTTATCCCATTTGAATAATTGGAATCATAACTTTGAAGGGGAATTATTGAGTGTCAGCAGTTACAGGCAAGGAATTCCGACACACAACTTGAATTCTGAAGATTTTGAAAGTGAGAATTGGAATCCAAATGTACAACTACAACCTAAATTCACTGGACATCTGGAAAGTTGTCATCTGGAATTATCTGCCAGGGAACATGTCAGGAACATTTTCAGTTCACCACCCAATACTGAAACTAGACATAGTTCAGTTAAGTGGGAAAACAAGCCAGCTTGTTGTTCCTTGAAGCCGAAGCTCATTGAATTCCCACGGAGACGAGCTGTTAGCCGGTCATTATCATCTCAGCTCAGTAGCTGCATCATTGACGAGAATAAAAAATCTGAGCCCAAATGGGATCACATATATGAACACTTCTTTCTGCCAGCTAACTTGTTTGATGTGACACCTTAA
- the LOC116266573 gene encoding outer envelope pore protein 16-3, chloroplastic/mitochondrial-like isoform X3, which translates to MMKTAKGATSGLFAETIWGTIVATWYDVARVERSVALPGLIRTVKLMGNYGLTFGAISGIYIGVDQMVEKDRMKKDFINSAVGGFVAGASVLGFKGIVWARLCIKHG; encoded by the exons ATGATGAAGACGGCCAAGGGTGCGACGTCCGGCCTCTTCGCAGAGACCATCTGGGGCACCATCGTCGCAACCTGGTATGACGTCGCCAGAGTTGAACGGAGCGTTGCCCTTCCCGGCCTTATCCGGACGGTGAAGCTCATGGGAAACTATGGCCTGACATTCGGGGCGATCAGCGGCATCTACATTGGAGTGGACCAGATGGTCGAGAAGGATAGGATGAAGAAAGATTTCATCAACAGCGCAGTGGGTGGATTCGTTGCCGGCGCTTCTGTCTTGGGATTCAAAG GGATTGTTTGGGCTcgcctgtgcatcaaacatggttaa
- the LOC116266573 gene encoding outer envelope pore protein 16-3, chloroplastic/mitochondrial-like isoform X4, producing the protein MMKTAKGATSGLFAETIWGTIVATWYDVARVERSVALPGLIRTVKLMGNYGLTFGAISGIYIGVDQMVEKDRMKKDFINSAVGGFVAGASVLGFKANQGM; encoded by the exons ATGATGAAGACGGCCAAGGGTGCGACGTCCGGCCTCTTCGCAGAGACCATCTGGGGCACCATCGTCGCAACCTGGTATGACGTCGCCAGAGTTGAACGGAGCGTTGCCCTTCCCGGCCTTATCCGGACGGTGAAGCTCATGGGAAACTATGGCCTGACATTCGGGGCGATCAGCGGCATCTACATTGGAGTGGACCAGATGGTCGAGAAGGATAGGATGAAGAAAGATTTCATCAACAGCGCAGTGGGTGGATTCGTTGCCGGCGCTTCTGTCTTGGGATTCAAAG CCAACCAAGGCATGTAG
- the LOC116266570 gene encoding serine hydroxymethyltransferase 7-like, whose product MDASESQSNLSLGFEQPSPRRTPVTDESISLQLDCVSASDCANSRRIPLQLLDQREQTESDADSDQDRERVEFSILGHPMCLKRRREGEPSSPHSRPPALRRPGSGCSSSGSTSRLGGVHMEARRAAVRAWANQPLAVADPEVWEFMEREKQRQFKGIELIASENFVCRGVLEALGSHLTNKYSEGLPGARYYVGNQLIDKIELLCHERALTAFHLDPEKWGVNVQSYSCTSANFAVYTGLLLPKDRIMGLDSPSGGHLSHGYYTPSGKKVSGASIFFESLPYKVNPHTGYIDYEKLEEKALDYRPKILICGGSSYPREWDYARFRQIADKCGAVLMCDMAHISGLVAAQECSSPFDYCDIVTSTTHKSLRGPRGGIIFYRKGLKPRKRASCPFQADENEQYDFEERINFAVFPSLQGGPHNNHIAALAVSLKQVASPEYKAYMHQVKRNAQALAAALLRRKCRLVTGGTDNHLILWDLRPLSLTGKNYEKVCEICHISLNKSAIFGDNGAVSPGGVRIGTPAMTSRGCLEGDFETIAEFLLKAAQIAIAVQREHGKLQKEFLKGLQNNKDVLDLRVRVENFAAQFALPAFDM is encoded by the exons ATGGATGCCTCGGAGTCGCAGTCGAACCTGTCGCTAGGGTTTGAGCAGCCCAGCCCCAGGCGTACGCCGGTGACGGATGAATCCATATCTCTGCAGCTAGATTGCGTGAGCGCGTCCGATTGCGCCAACTCTCGCCGGATCCCTCTCCAATTGCTTGACCAGCGTGAGCAGACCGAGAGCGATGCCGATTCAGACCAGGACCGTGAGAGGGTGGAATTCAGCATCCTTGGGCATCCGATGTGCCTGAAGCGCCGCAGGGAGGGCGAGCCTTCTTCCCCGCACTCGCGGCCTCCGGCCTTGAGGCGGCCGGGTTCCGGGTGCTCTAGCTCGGGATCCACGAGCAGGCTCGGCGGTGTGCATATGGAGGCCAGGCGGGCGGCCGTCAGGGCGTGGGCGAACCAACCGTTAGCTGTTGCGGATCCGGAAGTGTGGGAGTTCATGGAGAGGGAGAAGCAGCGGCAATTCAAGGGGATCGAGCTCATCGCCTCGGAGAATTTCGTATGCAGGGGCGTGCTAGAGGCGCTTGGGAGCCACCTGACCAATAAGTATTCGGAAGGTTTGCCGGGTGCGAGGTACTACGTCGGCAACCAATTGATCGACAAGATTGAGTTGCTCTGCCATGAGCGTGCATTAACAGCGTTTCATCTGGATCCTGAGAAGTGGGGGGTAAATGTCCAGTCGTATTCTTGCACCTCCGCAAATTTCGCAGTTTACACAGGCCTTCTTCTTCCCAAGGACCGGATTATGGGATTGGATTCGCCTTCCGGTGGGCATCTGAGTCATGGTTACTATACACCGAGCGGGAAGAAGGTTTCAGGAGCATCGATCTTCTTCGAGAGCCTTCCCTATAAGGTAAACCCACACACAGGTTACATAGACTATGAGAAATTGGAAGAGAAGGCGCTTGATTATCGTCCCAAGATACTGATATGTGGTGGAAGCTCGTACCCTCGAGAATGGGATTATGCACGTTTCCGCCAAATCGCTGATAAATGTGGAGCCGTGTTGATGTGCGACATGGCCCATATTAGTGGACTTGTGGCTGCCCAG GAGTGCTCAAGTCCATTTGATTACTGTGACATTGTCACTTCAACAACTCACAAGAGCCTCAGAGGCCCACGAGGAGGAATAATTTTTTATCGAAAGGGCTTGAAACCCAGAAAACGAGCATCTTGTCCTTTTCAAGCAGATGAAAACGAGCAATATGATTTTGAGGAGAGGATCAACTTTGCTGTATTTCCATCACTACAAGGTGGACCTCATAACAACCACATTGCCGCTCTTGCAGTATCCTTAAAGCAGGTTGCTAGCCCTGAGTACAAAGCTTACATGCACCAAGTGAAGAGAAATGCTCAAGCTCTAGCAGCTGCTTTACTTAGAAGAAAATGCAGGCTTGTTACTGGAGGCACAGACAATCATTTGATTTTGTGGGATTTAAGGCCTCTAAGTCTTACAg GTAAAAACTATGAAAAGGTTTGTGAAATCTGCCATATTAGCCTGAACAAAAGCGCTATATTTGGCGACAATGGTGCTGTCTCCCCTGGTGGTGTAAGAATTG GAACCCCCGCGATGACGTCAAGGGGCTGTTTGGAGGGTGACTTTGAGACGATTGCTGAGTTTCTTCTCAAGGCAGCACAGATCGCCATTGCCGTGCAAAGGGAGCACGGGAAATTGCAGAAGGAGTTCCTGAAGGGATTGCAGAACAACAAGGATGTTCTTGACCTTAGGGTTCGTGTAGAAAATTTTGCAGCACAGTTTGCTCTACCCGCCTTTGACATGTGA